From the genome of Geothrix sp. 21YS21S-4, one region includes:
- the pyk gene encoding pyruvate kinase, protein MRKTKLVMTLGPALMQGDRLRESLREADAVRLNASHGEPGSRAEALRQVREIAHELGRSIPVFLDLQGPKWRVGLLEAPIDLPVGSAGCFYAPGRPVPADAAWAAPLPHPELFEGAEPGQHWLLDDGALTVKILAVSGDLLQAEVVVGGLLKARKGVHPIGMDINTDPLTEKDHADIRWGVEHGVDLFAQSFVRRASDIQQLQAIIQHLGGNQPIIAKIEHPTALAHLGEILDVSWGVMVARGDLGVELGVERVPGLQKQIIKAARRALKPVITATQMLESMIEHAQPTRAEASDVANAIWDGTDAVMLSAESATGAYPVEAVQWLARIAAEADANVKQRTPTLPDELAEKVLARTEISVAFAACRTADEINARWIVAFTEGGGTARMVSRLAGRTPVLGATVDEITARRMGLLRGVTSLLIPRLTNTDEMVAVVRELLVAKHELGGLDRVVMTMGLPLWKTGSTNTMKVMTF, encoded by the coding sequence GTGCGCAAGACCAAACTGGTGATGACGTTGGGACCGGCTCTCATGCAGGGGGATCGCCTGCGGGAATCCCTCCGCGAAGCCGACGCGGTGCGATTGAACGCCAGCCACGGGGAGCCCGGAAGCCGGGCCGAAGCCCTCCGCCAGGTCCGCGAGATCGCCCATGAACTGGGCCGCTCGATTCCGGTCTTCCTCGATCTGCAGGGGCCCAAGTGGCGCGTGGGTCTGCTGGAGGCGCCCATCGACCTGCCCGTGGGCAGCGCGGGCTGCTTCTACGCGCCGGGAAGGCCGGTGCCCGCCGATGCCGCCTGGGCCGCGCCCCTCCCGCATCCCGAGCTGTTCGAGGGTGCCGAGCCCGGCCAGCACTGGCTCCTGGACGACGGCGCCCTGACGGTGAAGATCCTGGCGGTCAGCGGCGACCTGCTCCAGGCCGAGGTCGTCGTGGGCGGGCTGCTCAAGGCGCGGAAGGGCGTCCACCCCATCGGGATGGACATCAACACCGATCCCCTCACGGAGAAGGACCACGCGGACATCCGCTGGGGCGTGGAGCACGGCGTGGACCTGTTCGCCCAGAGCTTCGTGCGGCGGGCCTCCGACATCCAGCAGCTCCAGGCCATCATCCAGCACTTGGGCGGAAACCAGCCCATCATCGCCAAGATCGAGCACCCCACCGCGCTGGCGCACCTCGGCGAGATCCTCGACGTGTCCTGGGGCGTGATGGTGGCCCGCGGCGACCTGGGCGTGGAACTGGGCGTGGAGCGCGTCCCGGGGCTCCAGAAGCAGATCATCAAGGCGGCGCGGCGCGCGCTGAAGCCGGTGATCACCGCCACCCAGATGCTGGAGAGCATGATCGAGCACGCGCAGCCCACCCGGGCCGAGGCCAGCGACGTGGCCAACGCCATTTGGGACGGGACGGACGCGGTGATGCTCAGCGCGGAGAGCGCCACCGGCGCCTATCCCGTGGAGGCCGTGCAGTGGCTGGCCCGGATCGCCGCCGAGGCCGACGCCAACGTCAAGCAGCGCACGCCCACCCTTCCCGACGAACTGGCGGAGAAGGTGCTCGCTCGGACGGAGATCTCCGTGGCCTTCGCCGCGTGCCGCACCGCGGACGAAATCAACGCCCGGTGGATCGTGGCCTTCACCGAGGGCGGCGGCACGGCGCGGATGGTGAGCCGCTTGGCCGGGCGGACGCCGGTTCTCGGCGCCACGGTGGACGAGATCACGGCCCGCCGGATGGGCCTGCTCCGCGGCGTCACGTCCCTGCTCATCCCCCGCCTCACCAACACGGACGAGATGGTGGCCGTGGTGCGGGAGCTGCTGGTGGCCAAGCACGAGCTGGGCGGGCTGGACCGAGTGGTGATGACCATGGGCCTCCCCCTGTGGAAGACGGGCAGCACCAACACCATGAAAGTGATGACGTTCTAG
- a CDS encoding helix-turn-helix domain-containing protein: MREKLRVLVAEMVRGGVPLEMARREFERLYLEEVLTAHSGNHSAAARELGIHRNTLAKKLEAPLSRLRQVSLAS, translated from the coding sequence ATGCGTGAGAAGCTGCGAGTCCTCGTAGCCGAGATGGTGCGTGGCGGCGTCCCCCTGGAGATGGCCCGCCGGGAGTTCGAGCGCCTCTACCTGGAGGAAGTGCTGACGGCCCATTCGGGCAACCACAGCGCGGCCGCGCGGGAGTTGGGCATCCACCGCAACACCCTCGCCAAGAAGCTGGAGGCGCCCCTCAGCCGCCTGCGCCAGGTGAGCCTGGCGAGCTGA
- the gap gene encoding type I glyceraldehyde-3-phosphate dehydrogenase, giving the protein MKKVAINGLGRIGRLVLRHLMKVPHVQVVAVNDLTDAATLAHLMKYDSVHGRADFPVASDGNHLVLDGRRIRVYAEKDPQLIPFGALGAQVVLECTGKFVKRAQAATHLQGSVSHVLISAPAGDADRTVVMGVNDTALDPEKDRVISNASCTTNCLAPIVKVLDDAFGLDYGFMTTVHSYTNDQRILDLPHKDLRRARAAAVSMIPTSTGAAKAIGLVMPHLKGRLDGIAVRVPTPDVSIVDLTATLKADASMEAVQEAFSRAAASGPLAPYLEVLDAELVSADLVGNPASALYDPFLTKALGPRLVKVFAWYDNEFGYAARLKDLCIHVLDRI; this is encoded by the coding sequence ATGAAGAAGGTGGCCATCAACGGACTCGGACGCATCGGGAGGCTGGTCCTGCGCCACCTCATGAAGGTTCCCCACGTCCAGGTGGTGGCCGTGAACGACCTCACCGACGCCGCCACCCTGGCCCACCTGATGAAGTACGACTCCGTCCACGGGCGGGCGGATTTCCCCGTGGCCTCGGACGGGAACCACCTCGTGCTGGACGGCCGCCGCATCCGGGTCTACGCCGAGAAGGATCCCCAGCTCATTCCCTTCGGCGCCCTCGGCGCGCAGGTGGTGCTGGAATGCACGGGCAAGTTCGTCAAGCGCGCCCAGGCCGCCACCCACCTCCAGGGGAGCGTCAGCCACGTCCTGATCAGCGCCCCAGCGGGGGACGCGGACCGGACCGTGGTCATGGGCGTGAACGACACGGCCCTGGATCCCGAGAAGGACCGCGTGATCTCCAACGCCAGCTGCACCACCAACTGCCTAGCGCCGATCGTGAAGGTCCTCGACGACGCCTTCGGCCTCGATTACGGATTCATGACGACGGTCCACAGCTACACCAACGACCAGCGCATCCTCGACCTGCCGCACAAGGACCTGCGCCGCGCCCGGGCCGCCGCCGTGAGCATGATCCCCACCAGCACCGGCGCGGCCAAGGCCATCGGGCTGGTGATGCCCCACCTGAAGGGCCGCCTGGACGGGATCGCCGTGCGCGTCCCCACCCCCGACGTGAGCATCGTGGATCTCACCGCCACCCTCAAGGCGGACGCCTCGATGGAAGCCGTGCAGGAGGCCTTTTCCCGCGCCGCCGCTTCCGGCCCCCTGGCGCCGTACCTCGAAGTTCTCGACGCCGAACTGGTGAGCGCGGATCTGGTGGGCAATCCCGCCAGCGCCCTCTACGATCCCTTCCTCACGAAGGCCCTGGGGCCGCGCCTGGTCAAGGTCTTCGCCTGGTACGACAACGAGTTCGGCTACGCCGCGCGCCTGAAGGACCTCTGCATCCACGTCCTGGACCGCATCTAA
- a CDS encoding type I glyceraldehyde-3-phosphate dehydrogenase, with protein sequence MTGIALNGLGRIGRLVVRMLGAARPGLLCAVNDPAPLDQILHLLRHDSIHGISPRPIEGFTEDGRDFLLFGDRRVPLFHVSNPAEIPFPNAARLVVEASGRFTRRADAAQHLKGPVSHVVISAPSPDADFTVIAPVNGAELDLDRHRVISNASCTAHATAPMLRILDDAFGIEHTGMSTVHVVTNDQRLLDLPHKDRRRARAAFLSIIPTTSSAFGALHRAMPALPPDFDGVALRVPTLSVNLVDLTATLRRDADPAAVQTAYEAAAAGRWKGLVGLADPHAVSCDITGRTESVLMDLELTRMLGSRFVKVFGWHDNETGYAARLGDLVMDLAGRL encoded by the coding sequence ATGACGGGCATCGCCCTCAACGGCCTCGGCCGCATCGGCCGGCTGGTGGTCCGCATGCTGGGCGCCGCCCGGCCCGGCCTGCTGTGCGCCGTCAACGACCCCGCGCCCCTGGACCAGATCCTCCACCTGCTGCGCCACGATTCCATCCACGGCATCAGCCCGCGCCCCATCGAGGGGTTCACCGAGGATGGCCGGGATTTCCTGCTGTTCGGCGACCGGCGCGTACCGTTGTTCCACGTGTCGAATCCTGCGGAAATTCCATTCCCCAACGCGGCACGGCTGGTAGTGGAGGCCAGCGGCCGGTTCACCCGGCGGGCGGACGCGGCCCAACACCTCAAGGGGCCGGTCTCCCACGTGGTGATCAGCGCGCCCAGTCCCGACGCGGACTTCACCGTCATCGCGCCCGTGAACGGGGCCGAGCTGGATCTGGACCGCCACCGCGTCATCTCCAACGCCAGCTGCACCGCCCACGCCACCGCGCCCATGCTGCGGATCCTCGACGACGCCTTCGGCATCGAACACACGGGCATGAGCACGGTCCACGTGGTCACCAACGATCAGCGGCTGCTGGATCTGCCCCACAAGGACCGCCGCCGGGCGCGCGCGGCCTTCCTGAGCATCATCCCCACCACGTCGAGCGCCTTCGGCGCCCTGCACCGGGCCATGCCGGCCCTTCCGCCGGACTTCGACGGCGTGGCGCTCCGCGTGCCCACCCTCAGCGTGAACCTGGTGGACCTGACCGCGACCCTCCGGCGGGACGCCGATCCCGCCGCGGTCCAAACCGCCTACGAGGCCGCCGCCGCGGGACGCTGGAAGGGCCTGGTGGGCTTGGCGGATCCCCACGCCGTGAGTTGCGACATCACCGGCCGAACGGAAAGCGTGTTGATGGACCTGGAGCTCACCCGGATGCTGGGCTCGCGCTTCGTGAAGGTGTTCGGCTGGCACGACAACGAGACGGGCTATGCCGCGCGGCTGGGCGACCTGGTGATGGATCTGGCCGGCAGGCTCTAG
- a CDS encoding aminoacetone oxidase family FAD-binding enzyme gives MADVVVVVGGGAAGLVAAWRAASLGRRVLLLEANGRLGVKLRISGGGKCNITHDGPPKALLAAFARDQARFLRPSVHAFGNAAVMDLLRREGVETYVRENGRIFPLDRPGSAAAVVEAFETLARRAGVTVRTSTRVTGLLGRAPRLEGLWLGEERIEAETFILATGGASYPETGTRGEVLGWLKGLGAPVKPWFPALAPIPLQRPRPAWEGVAVRGGELRLTAGSQGARLGAFAGDVLFTKAGISGPAALELSQAVERARREGAAWLSYAVLREPPEAVDAALLTETRANPRLQAATWLGRHLPERVVEPLLAEEDVSPSLALKELPRAARKALVGLATALPLGEPQPVPLARGEVAAGGVDLAAVDPRTMALRGWENLRICGELLDVDGPVGGYNLQAAFSTGYAAGSF, from the coding sequence ATGGCGGACGTGGTGGTGGTGGTGGGCGGAGGCGCGGCGGGGCTCGTGGCGGCGTGGCGGGCGGCCAGCCTCGGGCGGCGGGTGCTCCTGCTGGAGGCCAACGGTCGGCTGGGCGTGAAGCTGCGGATCAGCGGGGGCGGAAAGTGCAACATCACCCACGACGGTCCGCCCAAGGCCCTTCTGGCGGCTTTCGCGCGGGACCAGGCGCGCTTCCTCCGGCCTTCCGTCCACGCTTTCGGAAACGCGGCCGTGATGGACCTGTTGCGCCGGGAGGGCGTGGAGACCTACGTTCGGGAGAACGGGCGGATATTTCCGCTGGACCGACCCGGAAGCGCCGCCGCGGTGGTGGAAGCATTCGAAACCCTGGCCCGCCGGGCGGGCGTGACGGTGCGGACGAGCACCCGCGTGACGGGACTCCTGGGTCGCGCCCCCCGCCTGGAAGGGCTGTGGTTGGGAGAGGAGCGGATCGAAGCCGAGACTTTCATCCTTGCCACCGGGGGCGCCAGCTATCCGGAGACGGGGACCCGGGGCGAGGTCCTGGGCTGGCTGAAGGGGCTGGGCGCCCCCGTGAAGCCCTGGTTTCCTGCGCTGGCGCCCATCCCGCTCCAGCGTCCCCGCCCGGCCTGGGAAGGCGTAGCCGTGCGTGGCGGCGAACTGCGGCTGACGGCCGGCTCCCAAGGCGCGCGCCTCGGGGCCTTCGCCGGCGACGTGCTCTTCACGAAGGCCGGGATCAGCGGCCCGGCGGCCCTGGAGTTGAGCCAGGCCGTGGAGCGTGCCCGGCGGGAAGGTGCTGCGTGGCTGTCCTACGCCGTGCTCCGGGAACCGCCCGAAGCCGTGGACGCGGCGCTGCTCACCGAGACCCGCGCGAATCCCCGCCTCCAGGCGGCGACGTGGCTGGGGCGCCATCTGCCGGAGCGGGTCGTGGAACCTCTGCTGGCGGAGGAGGACGTGAGCCCTTCCCTCGCCCTGAAGGAGCTGCCCCGAGCGGCGCGGAAGGCCCTGGTGGGACTCGCGACGGCGCTGCCCTTGGGCGAGCCCCAGCCCGTTCCCCTGGCCCGGGGGGAAGTGGCCGCGGGCGGCGTGGACTTGGCCGCCGTCGATCCCCGGACCATGGCGCTCCGCGGATGGGAGAACCTCCGGATCTGCGGCGAACTGCTGGACGTGGACGGTCCCGTGGGGGGCTACAACCTCCAGGCGGCCTTCAGCACCGGCTACGCGGCGGGATCGTTCTAG
- the purE gene encoding 5-(carboxyamino)imidazole ribonucleotide mutase, whose translation MTGAPLVGLIMGSRSDWETMEHAAETLRELGVPFDAEVVSAHRTPDKLFKYCERAEGRGLRVIIAGAGGAAHLPGMAAAKTALPVLGVPVQSKALNGMDSLLSIVQMPAGIPVGTLAIGKAGAINAALLAAAILAGGDEALRTRLRAYREAQTQKVLLNDRLP comes from the coding sequence ATGACGGGAGCACCGCTGGTCGGCCTCATCATGGGAAGCCGCTCCGACTGGGAAACCATGGAGCACGCGGCGGAGACCCTGCGGGAGCTGGGCGTGCCCTTCGACGCGGAGGTGGTGAGCGCCCACCGCACGCCGGACAAGCTGTTCAAGTACTGCGAGCGGGCCGAGGGGCGCGGGTTGCGCGTGATCATCGCCGGAGCCGGCGGCGCGGCCCACCTGCCGGGGATGGCCGCGGCCAAGACCGCCCTGCCCGTCCTGGGCGTGCCGGTCCAGAGCAAGGCCCTCAACGGAATGGATTCGCTGCTGTCCATCGTCCAGATGCCCGCGGGGATCCCCGTGGGCACCCTGGCGATCGGGAAGGCCGGTGCGATCAACGCCGCGCTGCTGGCCGCGGCCATCCTGGCGGGCGGCGACGAGGCGCTCCGCACGCGCCTCCGCGCCTACCGCGAGGCCCAGACCCAGAAGGTGCTGCTCAACGACCGGCTGCCGTGA
- the lipB gene encoding lipoyl(octanoyl) transferase LipB, producing the protein MSDIGFSVPRPAQLRRFGRVFYAAGLGMQKTLAEHVSQDGNPDQLVILEHDPVFTLGRNATPADIHVSDDFLAAQGVGVHRTDRGGEVTYHGPGQIVAYPICNLRGGREDVGRLVRGLEEAMIRTAADFGVTADRLKGAPGIWVDTPRGPEKLGAIGLHLSRWITTHGIAFNVRPNLDHFRWITPCGFTDKGVCSLASLLGEDAPTWTEAADRLQAHLLTYLALDLQPTPPASRSVSVLTWRRGPEGPELLMMLRVPERGLWWQSVTGMLEPGETAEASAHRELQEETGLAGRLEPLDLSHSFWIDPAFGRFPDAHLLFNTETCFAAETEPGTAVRLEPAEHSEFRWCGFEEARALMPWDGSKAALRLLEERLRVSCGA; encoded by the coding sequence ATGTCCGACATCGGCTTCTCCGTTCCCCGCCCCGCCCAGCTCCGCCGCTTCGGCCGCGTGTTCTACGCCGCCGGCCTGGGGATGCAGAAGACCCTGGCGGAGCATGTCAGCCAGGACGGAAATCCCGACCAGCTGGTGATCCTGGAGCACGACCCGGTGTTCACGCTGGGGCGCAACGCCACGCCAGCCGACATCCACGTGAGCGACGATTTCCTGGCCGCCCAGGGGGTGGGCGTCCACCGCACGGACCGCGGAGGCGAAGTCACCTACCACGGCCCCGGCCAGATCGTGGCCTACCCCATCTGCAACCTCCGCGGGGGGCGGGAGGACGTGGGGCGGCTGGTGCGGGGCCTGGAAGAGGCCATGATCCGCACGGCGGCGGACTTCGGCGTGACGGCCGACCGCCTCAAGGGCGCGCCCGGGATCTGGGTGGACACGCCGCGCGGGCCCGAGAAGCTGGGCGCCATCGGCCTCCACCTCAGCCGGTGGATCACCACCCACGGGATCGCGTTCAACGTGCGGCCCAACCTCGATCATTTCCGGTGGATCACCCCCTGCGGGTTCACCGACAAGGGCGTGTGCAGCCTGGCCTCCCTCCTGGGCGAGGACGCGCCCACCTGGACGGAAGCCGCCGACCGCCTCCAGGCTCACCTGCTGACCTACCTCGCGCTCGACCTCCAACCCACTCCCCCGGCGAGCCGCAGCGTGTCCGTCCTCACGTGGCGGCGCGGCCCAGAGGGGCCGGAGCTCCTGATGATGCTCCGCGTGCCCGAGCGCGGTCTCTGGTGGCAGAGCGTCACGGGGATGCTGGAGCCCGGCGAGACCGCCGAGGCGTCCGCCCACCGCGAGCTGCAGGAGGAGACGGGCCTGGCGGGCCGCCTGGAGCCGCTGGACCTGTCCCACAGCTTCTGGATCGATCCCGCTTTCGGCCGGTTCCCGGACGCGCATCTCCTGTTCAACACCGAGACCTGCTTCGCCGCGGAAACCGAGCCGGGCACCGCTGTCCGGCTGGAACCCGCAGAGCACAGCGAGTTCCGGTGGTGCGGCTTCGAGGAGGCCCGCGCGCTAATGCCCTGGGACGGCTCGAAAGCGGCGCTGAGGCTGCTGGAGGAGCGCCTTCGGGTTTCCTGCGGGGCTTGA
- a CDS encoding acyl-CoA dehydrogenase family protein, with the protein MFPAVTEDQSAIRAAAREFAMSEIDPGAAARDASGEFPAAIVKQLGEMGFLGMTVPEAYGGAGVDFPGYILALEQIAYADASVAVTMSVNNSVACGPILAFGTEAQKRKYLAPLASGAVLGGFMLTEPDAGSDASALKTRATRVEGGWRLNGAKAWITNGGVGRYFITMARTDPDQGKRGISAFILDADQPGVVMGRPEDKMGLRSSKTVMVALEDAFVPEDALLGRPGDGLKVAFGGLDGGRIGIAAQALGIAQRALDESVAYAKARRSFGRVLGDHQMIQTYLAEMESRIQAARLLVYHAAALKEEGRPCTKEAATAKLFTTENAVWICDRAVQIHGGYGYSREYLVERLYRDVRVTTIYEGTSEIQRMVIARELLK; encoded by the coding sequence ATGTTTCCCGCCGTCACCGAGGATCAGTCCGCCATCCGCGCCGCCGCGCGCGAATTCGCCATGTCCGAGATCGATCCCGGCGCGGCGGCCCGGGACGCCAGCGGCGAATTTCCGGCCGCCATCGTCAAGCAGCTCGGCGAGATGGGCTTCCTAGGAATGACGGTGCCGGAGGCCTACGGGGGCGCGGGGGTCGATTTTCCCGGCTACATCCTCGCCCTGGAGCAGATCGCCTACGCGGACGCATCCGTGGCCGTGACCATGAGCGTCAACAACTCCGTGGCCTGCGGGCCCATCCTGGCCTTCGGCACGGAAGCCCAGAAGCGGAAATACCTGGCGCCCCTCGCCAGCGGCGCGGTCCTCGGCGGGTTCATGCTCACGGAGCCGGACGCGGGGTCGGACGCCTCGGCCCTCAAGACCCGCGCCACCCGCGTGGAGGGCGGCTGGCGGCTCAACGGCGCCAAGGCCTGGATCACCAACGGGGGCGTCGGGCGCTACTTCATCACCATGGCCCGCACCGATCCCGACCAGGGCAAGCGGGGGATCAGCGCGTTCATCCTGGACGCCGATCAGCCGGGCGTCGTGATGGGCCGCCCCGAGGACAAGATGGGGCTGCGCTCCAGCAAGACCGTGATGGTGGCGCTGGAGGACGCGTTCGTGCCGGAGGACGCGCTGCTTGGCCGGCCCGGCGACGGGCTCAAGGTCGCCTTCGGCGGGCTCGACGGGGGCCGCATCGGAATCGCCGCCCAGGCTCTGGGCATCGCCCAGCGGGCCCTGGACGAGAGCGTGGCCTACGCCAAGGCACGCCGGTCCTTCGGCCGGGTCCTGGGGGACCACCAGATGATCCAGACCTACCTCGCGGAGATGGAATCCCGCATCCAGGCCGCGCGCCTGCTCGTCTACCACGCCGCGGCGCTGAAGGAGGAAGGGCGCCCCTGCACCAAGGAGGCCGCCACCGCCAAGCTGTTCACCACGGAAAACGCGGTGTGGATCTGCGACCGCGCCGTCCAGATCCACGGGGGCTACGGCTATTCCCGCGAATACCTCGTCGAACGCCTCTACCGCGACGTGCGAGTCACCACCATCTACGAGGGCACCAGCGAGATCCAGCGCATGGTGATCGCCCGGGAACTGCTCAAGTAG
- a CDS encoding TolC family protein, producing the protein MTRLPIFPALLAAVSLVGQEAPKPAGAPSAAVPTKLTLTLQGAIETSLKNNLQVEIATQARDFTRAGVLIESGVFDWKLNSGLSVTKVRDGERYQNLDGSYSLVDATIFSRALTVGTTKNFGWGGNLNLSYAPSYSSSRTNNFTSSNLSNPYPYDGSFTATYTQSLLNGFGRATTESLLLVARKNAQVADLTFRKSIIDLVASTESLYWDLVFAQRNLENKRQALDLAQKQLNENQIRVQVGTLAPIEVTSSEASVAQREQDIIAADAQLLNARDALVRALYPSTERPATIELADAPSVKPLEMNEATAEQQALANRIELKSAHLDVESKQVLERAANNRILPQLDAFASYNGNAAPQTPSEGLTAVNRDLTKGNYPGYTVGLQFSLPIQNRSARGYQAQARANRRSSELSLHDLELGITLEVRQAFRNVDASAKGVFAAEKTRIFREKDLEAEQKKFENGMSTNFLVLSKQNDLDTAKSSELQAQITYAKAVTSLEKALGHLLEARHLEVR; encoded by the coding sequence ATGACGCGTCTCCCCATTTTCCCGGCCCTGCTCGCGGCCGTCTCCCTGGTCGGCCAGGAGGCCCCGAAGCCCGCCGGTGCGCCGAGCGCCGCCGTTCCCACCAAGCTGACCCTCACCCTCCAGGGCGCCATCGAGACCTCGCTGAAGAACAACCTCCAGGTGGAGATCGCCACCCAGGCCCGCGATTTCACCCGCGCCGGGGTCCTGATTGAATCGGGCGTCTTCGACTGGAAGCTCAACAGCGGCCTGAGCGTCACCAAAGTCCGCGACGGCGAGCGCTATCAGAACCTCGACGGCAGCTACAGCCTCGTGGACGCGACGATCTTCAGCCGCGCCCTCACGGTGGGCACCACCAAGAACTTCGGATGGGGCGGCAACCTCAACCTGAGCTACGCCCCCAGCTACTCCTCTTCCCGGACGAACAACTTCACGTCCTCTAACCTTTCCAATCCCTATCCCTACGACGGCAGCTTCACCGCCACTTACACCCAGAGCCTTCTGAACGGCTTCGGCCGCGCCACCACCGAGAGCCTCCTCCTCGTGGCCCGCAAGAACGCCCAGGTGGCGGATCTGACCTTCCGGAAGTCGATCATCGACCTGGTGGCCAGCACCGAGTCCCTCTACTGGGATCTGGTCTTCGCGCAGCGGAACCTGGAGAACAAGCGGCAGGCCCTCGACCTCGCCCAGAAGCAGCTCAACGAGAATCAGATCCGCGTCCAGGTGGGCACGCTCGCGCCCATCGAAGTGACGTCGTCGGAAGCCTCGGTGGCCCAGCGCGAGCAGGACATCATCGCCGCCGACGCCCAGCTCCTGAACGCCCGGGACGCCCTGGTCCGCGCGCTCTATCCGTCCACGGAACGGCCCGCCACCATCGAGTTGGCGGACGCCCCCAGCGTCAAGCCCCTGGAGATGAACGAGGCCACGGCCGAGCAGCAGGCCCTGGCCAACCGCATCGAACTGAAGAGCGCCCACCTGGACGTGGAATCCAAGCAGGTCTTGGAGCGGGCGGCCAACAACCGCATCCTGCCCCAGCTGGACGCCTTCGCCTCCTACAACGGGAACGCCGCCCCCCAGACGCCGTCGGAGGGCCTGACCGCCGTCAACCGCGATCTCACCAAGGGCAACTACCCTGGCTACACCGTGGGCCTGCAGTTCTCCCTGCCCATCCAGAATCGCTCCGCCCGCGGCTACCAGGCCCAGGCCCGCGCCAATCGGCGATCCAGCGAGCTGAGCCTCCACGACCTCGAACTGGGCATCACCCTGGAAGTCCGCCAGGCCTTCCGCAACGTAGATGCCTCCGCCAAGGGGGTGTTCGCCGCCGAGAAGACGCGCATCTTCCGCGAGAAGGACCTCGAAGCCGAGCAGAAGAAGTTCGAGAACGGGATGAGCACCAACTTCCTCGTCCTCTCCAAGCAGAACGACCTGGACACCGCCAAGAGCAGCGAGCTCCAGGCGCAGATCACCTACGCCAAGGCCGTCACGTCCCTGGAAAAGGCCCTCGGCCATCTGCTGGAAGCCCGCCACCTCGAAGTGCGGTAA
- the nadC gene encoding carboxylating nicotinate-nucleotide diphosphorylase: MHHPPHPETYRDQLRAFLREDWGTQDWTTAAVPDRPMSARVVAKAADLVLAGLPVAREVFLLADPELVVTLGASDGQRVSKGAEVMRIEGSSHGILLAERVMLNLLQRLSGTATLTRRFADAVEGTRARILDTRKTTPGLKLLEKYAVRCGGGVNHRLTLGDGVLLKENHLAAAGGIQAAVESARCAAPILVKIEVEVESLDQFDVCLTLPEVDGILLDHMDLDTMREAVARRDRSGRRLFLEASGNLTLDRARAVAETGVDFLSVGALTHSAPAADLSLRMD; encoded by the coding sequence ATGCACCATCCCCCGCACCCCGAGACCTACCGAGACCAGCTGCGCGCCTTCCTGCGGGAGGACTGGGGCACTCAGGACTGGACCACCGCCGCAGTGCCGGACCGGCCGATGTCGGCGCGCGTGGTGGCCAAGGCCGCCGATCTCGTGCTGGCGGGCCTCCCCGTTGCCCGCGAGGTGTTCCTTCTGGCGGATCCGGAGCTGGTGGTGACGCTGGGAGCATCCGATGGACAGCGGGTGTCCAAGGGTGCCGAAGTGATGCGGATCGAGGGCTCGAGTCACGGGATCCTGCTGGCGGAGCGGGTGATGCTCAACCTGCTCCAGCGCCTCTCCGGCACGGCCACCCTGACGCGGCGGTTCGCGGACGCGGTGGAGGGAACCCGCGCCCGCATCCTCGACACCCGGAAGACCACCCCGGGGCTGAAGCTCCTGGAAAAGTACGCGGTCCGCTGCGGCGGCGGCGTGAACCACCGGCTGACCCTGGGCGACGGCGTGCTTCTCAAGGAGAACCACCTCGCGGCGGCCGGAGGCATCCAGGCCGCCGTGGAATCTGCCCGCTGCGCCGCGCCGATCCTGGTGAAGATAGAGGTGGAGGTGGAGAGCCTGGACCAGTTCGACGTGTGCCTGACCCTGCCGGAAGTCGACGGCATCCTCCTGGACCACATGGACCTCGACACGATGCGGGAGGCCGTGGCGCGGCGCGACCGCAGCGGGCGCCGACTCTTCCTGGAGGCCAGCGGCAACCTGACCCTGGACCGGGCGCGGGCGGTGGCCGAGACGGGCGTGGATTTCCTCAGCGTGGGCGCCCTCACCCACAGCGCGCCCGCGGCGGACCTCAGCCTGCGGATGGACTGA